CAGCAACATATGTTATCGAATTCGGACTTTTTCACTTTTTTCAATTTGGATCACCTTTCCGTCTTGTACAACAAGCGTAATCGTTCCAAACTTTAATGATGCTAGCATTTTTTCTACTGTTTGACACACTTCTGCATGATTGTCTTTCATCATTCGGTTAACTCCCCCTTACTTGTCATTGGAAGTTACCATTTTAGAGAGCAAACATTCTTATCTCTCAAAATGGACATCATTCTGCTGGAAGTAGCACCGTATTTTTCAAC
The genomic region above belongs to Massilibacterium senegalense and contains:
- a CDS encoding YezD family protein; its protein translation is MMKDNHAEVCQTVEKMLASLKFGTITLVVQDGKVIQIEKSEKVRIR